A DNA window from Ovis aries strain OAR_USU_Benz2616 breed Rambouillet chromosome 7, ARS-UI_Ramb_v3.0, whole genome shotgun sequence contains the following coding sequences:
- the NPC2 gene encoding NPC intracellular cholesterol transporter 2, which translates to MRFLAVSFLFLALSASALAEPVKFKDCGSGVGVIKEVNVSPCPTQPCKLHKGQSYSVNVTFTSNTQSQSSKAVVHGIVMGIPVPFPIPESDGCKSGIRCPIEKDKTYNYVNKLPVKSEYPSIKVVVEWELTDDKNQRFFCWQIPIEVEA; encoded by the exons ATGCGTTTCTTGGCCGTCTCGTTCCTGTTCCTGGCACTCAGTGCCTCCGCCCTGGCCGAGCCGGTGAAATTCAAGGACTGCG GTTCTGGGGTCGGAGTTATAAAGGAAGTGAATGTGAGCCCATGTCCCACCCAGCCCTGCAAACTGCACAAAGGACAGTCTTACAGTGTTAATGTCACATTCACTAGTA atACTCAGTCTCAAAGTAGCAAGGCTGTGGTACATGGCATTGTGATGGGCATCCCAGTTCCCTTTCCCATTCCTGAGTCTGATGGTTGTAAGTCTGGGATCAGATGCCCCATCGAAAAAGATAAGACCTATAACTACGTGAACAAACTACCCGTGAAGAGTGAATACCCCTCC ataaAAGTGGTGGTGGAGTGGGAACTCACGGATGACAAAAACCAACGTTTCTTCTGCTGGCAGATCCCAATAGAGGTTGAAGCCTAG
- the ISCA2 gene encoding iron-sulfur cluster assembly 2 homolog, mitochondrial isoform X1: MAAVRGLTAVALRVVTPWQRSSRILTASRGPRALREVSSSSPEAGEGQIHLTDSCVQRLLEITEGSEFLRLEVEGGGCSGFQYKFSLDTVINPDDRVFEKGGARVVVDSDSLAFVKGAHVDFSQELIRSSFQVLNNPQAQQGCSCGSSFSVKL, from the exons atggcggCCGTCCGGGGGCTAACAGCTGTGGCCCTGAGAGTGGTGACTCCCTGGCAAAGGAGCAG CAGGATTCTCACGGCCTCCCGCGGACCCCGGGCGCTTCGGGAAGTGTCGTCCTCTAGCCCTGAAGCTGGCGAAGGGCAGATCCACCTCACCGACAGCTGCGTCCAG AGGCTTCTGGAAATCACCGAAGGGTCAGAATTCCTCAggctggaggtggagggaggtggaTGCTCCGGATTCCAGTACAAATTTTCACTGGATACAGTTATCAACCCCGACGACAG GGTGTTTGAAAAGGGTGGGGCAAGAGTGGTGGTTGACTCTGATAGCTTGGCCTTCGTCAAAGGGGCCCATGTGGACTTCAGCCAAGAACTGATCCGAAGCTCATTTCAAGTGTTGAACAATCCTCAAGCACAGCAAGGTTGCTCTTGTGGATCATCCTTCTCTGTCAAACTTTGA
- the ISCA2 gene encoding iron-sulfur cluster assembly 2 homolog, mitochondrial isoform X2: MAAVRGLTAVALRVVTPWQRSRILTASRGPRALREVSSSSPEAGEGQIHLTDSCVQRLLEITEGSEFLRLEVEGGGCSGFQYKFSLDTVINPDDRVFEKGGARVVVDSDSLAFVKGAHVDFSQELIRSSFQVLNNPQAQQGCSCGSSFSVKL, translated from the exons atggcggCCGTCCGGGGGCTAACAGCTGTGGCCCTGAGAGTGGTGACTCCCTGGCAAAGGAGCAG GATTCTCACGGCCTCCCGCGGACCCCGGGCGCTTCGGGAAGTGTCGTCCTCTAGCCCTGAAGCTGGCGAAGGGCAGATCCACCTCACCGACAGCTGCGTCCAG AGGCTTCTGGAAATCACCGAAGGGTCAGAATTCCTCAggctggaggtggagggaggtggaTGCTCCGGATTCCAGTACAAATTTTCACTGGATACAGTTATCAACCCCGACGACAG GGTGTTTGAAAAGGGTGGGGCAAGAGTGGTGGTTGACTCTGATAGCTTGGCCTTCGTCAAAGGGGCCCATGTGGACTTCAGCCAAGAACTGATCCGAAGCTCATTTCAAGTGTTGAACAATCCTCAAGCACAGCAAGGTTGCTCTTGTGGATCATCCTTCTCTGTCAAACTTTGA